TCCCCGCGACCCTCGGGCGGCGCCCGCCCGACCGGGAGGAGGCCGCATGCAACGCATCCGATTCCGCAGCACCGCCGGCGTCGCGTGGGGCGAGCTCGAGGGCGGCGACGTGCACGTCCTCGCCGGCCCGTTGGGTCGCCGCACCGGCGAAGTCCTCGCCGTCGGCGACGTCGGCCTGCTCGCCCCCGCCGACCCCACCAGCATCGTGTGCGTCGGCAAGAACTACGCCGACCACGTCGCGGAGATGGGCGGCGACCGCGCGAACCTGCCGTCCGAGCCGGGGCTGTTCCTCAAGTCCATCGGCACCCTCGCCGGGCCCGGCGACCCCATCCGCTACCCCACCTGGACCGATGATCTGCAGTACGAGGGGGAGCTCGCCGTCGTCATCGGGCGGGAGATGCGCGACGTGCCCGCCGACCGCGCCCTCGAGCACGTGCTCGGCTACACGATCGCGATCGACGTCACCGCCCGCGACAAGCAGCGCAGCGACCTGCAGTGGGTGCGCGCGAAGAGCGCCGACGGGTTCTGCCCCACCGGCCCGTGGCTCGAAACCGACCTCGATCCCGGCGACGTCCGGCTCCAGACCCTCGTCAACGGCGAGGTCCGCCAGGACGCCCGCACCCGCGACCTGATCTTCGGCGTGCCCGAGGTGCTCGCCTACGTCTCGAGCTTCCTCACCCTCCGCCCCGGCGACCTCGTCCTGACCGGCACGCCGGAGGGCGTCGGCCCGCTCGCGGTCGGCGACGCCATCGAGGTCCGCATCGAGGGGATCGGGGCCCTCCACGCCGACGTCGAGGCCGGCTGACCCGACGCACCGTGAACGCCCCGCCGACGCACCCCCCGCCGACGCCCCCCCCGGACGTCACCGACCTCGGTGGCGGGGTGCACCGCATCGACGCCCGCCTCGGCGGGCGACCCGAGGTCGTCGCGGTGTACGTCCACGCGCTCGCCGACGGCGGCGTCGCGCTCGTCGAGACGGCGTCCGGCGCGACCGTAACGACCGTCCAGAACGCCCTCGCGGAGCTCGGCGTAGGGCCCCGCGACGTGC
The nucleotide sequence above comes from Trueperaceae bacterium. Encoded proteins:
- a CDS encoding fumarylacetoacetate hydrolase family protein — protein: MQRIRFRSTAGVAWGELEGGDVHVLAGPLGRRTGEVLAVGDVGLLAPADPTSIVCVGKNYADHVAEMGGDRANLPSEPGLFLKSIGTLAGPGDPIRYPTWTDDLQYEGELAVVIGREMRDVPADRALEHVLGYTIAIDVTARDKQRSDLQWVRAKSADGFCPTGPWLETDLDPGDVRLQTLVNGEVRQDARTRDLIFGVPEVLAYVSSFLTLRPGDLVLTGTPEGVGPLAVGDAIEVRIEGIGALHADVEAG